In Phyllostomus discolor isolate MPI-MPIP mPhyDis1 chromosome 2, mPhyDis1.pri.v3, whole genome shotgun sequence, the following are encoded in one genomic region:
- the LOC118498778 gene encoding thymosin beta-4-like: protein MSDKPDVAETEKFDKSKLKKIETQEKNPLPSKEMNEQEKQAGEL, encoded by the coding sequence ATGTCTGATAAACCTGATGTGGCCGAGACTGAGAAATTTGATAAGTCAaaactgaagaagatagaaacacaagagaaaaatccactgccttctaaagaaatgaatgaacagGAGAAGCAAGCAGGCGAATTGTAA